GGAGCAAAGCGAAATCGGCGCGCAGTGGCGGGGCGTAGAGCCATTCCTCGCCGTCTATGTCGATCACTTTCTGGTCTTTCGCGGCGATGGTGCCGAGCGCGGTCTTGGTGAGCACGCCCCCGAGGCCGAAGCCCGCGGCGCGGATTCGTTCGGCGAGCGTGCCCTGCGGAACGAGTTCGACTTCGATCGAGCCGTCGAGCATGCCAGTCTGGACTTCGGGATTGAGACCGATATGGGAGGCGATGATCTTGCGCACGGCGCGCTCGTGGATCAGGCGGCCAATGCCGTAATTGGCGCGGCCGGCGTCATTGCCGATGATCGTGAGGTCCTTGCGCCCCGCCTCCGCCAAGGCCTGGATGACGCGGTGAGGGCTGCCGACGCCCATGAACCCGCCAATCATCAGACTGGCGCCGTCGGGGATCATTTCAGCGGCTTCGTGCGGCGACAAGGCCTTTTTCATCAGCCGTTCCTTCTCCGATGCGACGCGCCCTCCTGGTCGGGCGGAAACGCGGCGCAATGAAAGCATAATTAAGCAGGCTTTTCGACAGCCCCATGACGACTCTTCCGGCCTGTTCGCCGCGCCCGGGGCGCGGCATTTGAGTGGGCGATACACGCATAAAGTGTTGTCATGCAATGAAACAACCGGTGATTGAAATGTTGTTTACCTCGCGCGGTTAATGTCCGCGAGCGTGCCGCCGTCGTGGTGCAAGGCGGTCCGTTCCGGTTGAGGTGCAGCGTTGACGTCAGTTTCAGCCCCATCGCGTTCCGCGAATATGGATCCGGCGTCGTCACCGCGCATTGGGAGAGGCTTCGCCGACGGAACGCTGCTTCTCGACGCCGCACCAGCCCTGATCCTGGGCGGCGCCATCTTGGGAAACGATTTCGGCGCCCTGGCCAGCGCGGCGGCCTGGACGCTGATGGCGACGGCGGCCGTGAAGATCGCGCTGCAGATCCTCCAGAACAGATCGGGCGACGAACCTGGAACGGGCCGCCTTGCGCAGGGCTTCGCCGGCATCGCCATGGCTGCGGCGCTGGGCTTCGTGACTCTGGCGTCTTATCTCGCGGACGCGCCCCCTACCTTCCGCACGGCGGCGGTCATTTGCACTTTCGGCTATGTGGTTCTGACCGCCGAACGCGACGGCGCGCCGCCCCATTTCGTCGGTCTCCAGGCGGTCGGCGCCTTCGGCCTGTTCGCGGCGGGACTGGCGATCAAATGGGACCTTCATGCCCCGATCGCGCTTGCCGCGGCCCTCAGCGTCGGCTTTTCCCTCTTCATGGCGACGCGACGGCGCGCTCGCCACAACGCCAAGGCGCTGGAGGCGCAGCGCCGGTTCTCGGCGGCGCTGAATGGCATGAGCCAATGCGTCGGCATGTTCGATTCCTCCGGTCGCCTGATCGCCGGCAACAGCGAGTTCCTGCGCATGTTCCGCCTCGCCGGGCACAATGCGCGCGGGATGGAGGCCGAGGAGCTGCTCACCAAGAAGCTCGGCGTCCGGCCCAAGGCCGCGCAGAGCGTGAAAGCCCTGTGCGAGGCGGCGCAGGCCGTCGCGAAGCGTCATACGCGCCATGTCGAATCCGTCGATCTCACCGACGACCGCTGCATGGAATTCACCTTCCAGCCCGCGCCCCAGGGATTTTCCCTGCTGATCGAGGATTGCACGGCGCGCCGGGCCTCCGAGTTGCGCATCGAGCGGATGGCGCGGCTCGATGACCTGACGGGCCTTTCCAACCGCACCCGTTTCCGCGAGGAGCTCGAAAGCGCGACCGCGGTCGTCGGCGAAGGAACTCCCCCTTTCGCTGTGATGCTGATCGATCTCGACCGCTTCAAGCACGTCAACGATTCCCTCGGCCATCCGGTCGGCGACAAGCTTTTGCAGCGGGTCGCGAAGCGGTTGCAGGAAATGGCGGAGGAGGGCGACGTCGTGGCGCGGCTCGGCGGCGACGAATTCGTCTTTCTGCGTCCTTGCTTGCGCGAGGAGGCGGCGCAATTCGCGGCGCATGCGGTCGAGACTCTGAGCGAGCCCTATCATGTCGATAGCGCCAAATTGATCATCGGCGCTTCGATCGGAATCGCCATGGCGCCGGACAGTGGCTCGAATGCGAGCGAACTGATGAAATCGGCCGACATGGCGCTCTACGCCGCCAAGGACGCGGGGCGCGGCGCCTTTCGCTTCTTCGACAAGAGCATGGCCGAGGACGCCCTCCGCAAGCAGGAAATCGAGCGCGACCTCCGCGTCGGCATCGGCCGCAACGAGCTCGAGGTCTTCTACCAGCCGATCGTCAGCCTTGGCAGAAGGCGCATTTCCGCCTGCGAGGCCCTCGTGCGCTGGCGCCATCCCGCGCTCGGCATGGTCTCGCCGGGCGAATTCATGGAAATCGCCGAGGATTCCGGCATTGTCGTGCAGCTTGGCGAATGGGTGCTGCGCCAGGCCTGCATCGACGCCAAGGCCTGGCCGCGCGACGTAAGGCTGGCCGTAAATTTTTCGGCAATCCAGTTCACCCGCGGCAATTTGGTCGAAATGGTGCGCCGCGTCCTCAAGGAGACCAAGTTTCCCGCCGCGCGGCTTGAATTGGAGATCACGGAATCGGTGCTGATGCACGACGCCGATTCCGTGCTCACGACCATCGACGAATTGCGCGGCATGGGCCTGCGCGTCGCGCTCGACGATTTCGGCACGGGCTATTCGTCGCTCGCTTATCTCAGCCGCTTCCGCCCCGACAAGGTCAAGATCGACCAGAGTTTCGTCCGCGACATGGACAAGAATGGGACTTCGCTTGCGATCATCAAGGCGGTGAAGGCCATTGTGGCGGAGCTTGGCATCGACATGCTGGTCGAAGGCGTCGAAACGATGGAGCAGTTCGAAATCCTGCGCGCCAACGGCGCCGACGAGGCCCAGGGTTATCTGTTCAGCAAGCCCCGCCCGGCGCAGGAAATCGCTCGCCTCGTCTCCGACCCGGCGCAACTGGTGCGCGGGCGCAATTTGATGACCGAGGAGTCCCCGCCCTGGGCGAAATCCTTCGAGCGAGTCAATCCCTCCGTCGCCCAAAGCTTGAACTGACGCCCATCATGGCCGATGGGCGTCAGACGGGCGCCTCAGGGAGTGGCGACGACCCGATAATAGACGCCGTTGGCGCCATAGGCCGGGCGCAGCCAACCCAACGGGCAATGATAATAGGCCATCCCGCCGACATAATCATAGACGCAGCCGGTGGGCAGATAGCCATAGGTCCCGCCGACAGGCCAGGCGCTGGCCGCCGCCGCCGTGGCGACCGCTGCGCCGGCGATCGCGCCCGCCGCCACCGCGCCCGCGCCCCAGCATCCGACGCAGCCGCCATAGCTGTGCACCACCACCGGCGAATGATAATAGGCGCCGCCGTGCCAAACGCCGTCGTGCCAAGCGCCGCCATAAGCGCCGCCGTGCCAGGCGCCGCCACGGCCGACGGCCGTGCCATGCCAGAAGCCGCCGGCGTCGCTGACATGGGCGACGCCGCGCGGTCCGGCGACAGTGCCGTGCGCGAATCCGCCGCCCCAGCCGCCGTGGAATCCGCCGGCGCGAAAGAAGGCGTTGGCCGGCTGCAGCGTGAGCGCCAGACCCAGCGCGGTCGTGATGGCAAGGAATGATTTTTTCATCGCGAGAACTCCTGCGCCTGATGGAGCGGGCTATTTCTTTTCGGTGGGTGGCGCCAGGGAGGGGAGCGGCGAGGGATCATCCGGCGTCGCGAACGGGATGTGCTTGGCCTTGGCGGCCTTTTCCGACGTGAACGCCGCCGGCTCGACCTTTTCCCCGAGTTTCCAATTGGAAAAATCGACCTGATACAGCGCATGCGCCGGCTCATGCGCATAAACGACCTTGATCATGCGCGGCAGATGATCCTCCGCGCCGAGCCAGATTTCGCCCGCGGCTTCGTCGCCGGCGATCGCGACCATGTCGGTCTTCACGCCGCCGACCGCGATCGACTGGCCGACATAGAACGCCGAATGGAGGTTCTGGGAAAGTTCAGCATAAGGGTCGGACGCGAGGACATCCGAGAAGGGGAAGTAGATCGCGGCCTTGTCCCAGACATCGTCAAGAAGCTGGTCCACCGTCGGCGGGGCGTCGGCAATGGCGACGAGGTCGGCGGATGGGATATAGGCCATTATCGTCTTGCCGTCATAGTAGAATTCGTCCGGCGTGCGGTCGCCGATCGTGATTACGCGCAGCTTGTCGGGGCGCTGCATGGTGACGTCGCTGACGGTGCTGAAGAACAGCGGTTGGCCGTTGGCCGCCGCGTGCTCATAGGTCGTGACGGCGTGGAAGGACAGTGTCTGCGCGCTGGCAAGCGCCGCGCTCGCCGCCTTGAGCAAATCGACGGCCTTGGGCTCGATCGCGGGATGCGCGGGCGCGGCGGGCGCCGGCGCGGCCATCGGGGGCGGCGCGTTCTGGGCCAATGCCGCGGGCGCGGCGGCGACCATCAGGCCCAGACAAAGCCGATCGTCTGTTTCGTCGACATTTCTGCGTTGCTCCCTTGTTTCGGCTAGTGGGCAATCGCCGCGAAAACCGGGTGAATCAGGCGCTGGAGTCCTTTGTTTTCGCAGCGTTTTTGCGAAAAACCGGCATCCACTTTTTCGCACGCTGCTCCAGGAACGAACGTGAGCCTAACATTGCGGGACTGCGCGGAACAGAGAACCTACGCGCCCGCGCGCTATCTGAACGCCCGTTTGCGACAGAAAAATCTCATGCGGGCGGGTTTTGCCGAGGCAGGACGCCGTACTCTCAAAAGGCGTAGCTGATGGTCGCCTGTGGGCCCAGCAAGGTCTGCTGGAAGCGGAAGCTCCCGCCGTCGCCGTTCCACTTCCGGTAATCGACATAAAGCGCGCGAAAGCCGACGGTGGAGGAAATCCGGGGCGTCCAATTATAGCCGAGCGCGCCAAAGGCCTGCCAGGTCGCGCTGTTGCCGGTTCCGCCGATATCCGCCTCGGTGGTCAAAAACCATTTGTCGTTGAATGCGTAATTGGCCGTGAACCCGATGATCGGGTCCGTCCAGTTCTCGCTCTGCGCCCCCGAGAGGCCGATGCCGGGAATGAATGTGTTCAGGTCGATTGTGGTGTTCACATTGGAAAAACGGGCGCCGGCGATGCCATAAGCGGCGAGATTGGCTATTTGAATCGGGAGCCGCACGCCCGCGTAGCCCATCAGGAAGGTCTCGCTGAGACGCAGGCTGCCATTGAGGCCGCCATAGGGCCCGAGCGCCGTGTTGGACGCGCGAACATGCGCGCCTGCTGAAACGGCGGACCAGTAAAGATCCAGGCCGAGGATGAAATTTTCGTTTTTCGCGGTGAAGGCCAGCGGAACCACGCCGTTGAGATGGCGCAAAAGCGTGAAAAAGCCGAGATTGCTGGAAACGGTCGGCAAATGACCCACGCCGGCATTGGCGATCGAGCTTGGCGCCCAGCCGTTGATCGTCGCCTCGAAACGCCAGCCGCTGGGGATCGGCGCCGGAGCAGGGGCTGGCGCTTCCTTGAGCGTCGGAAGATCGGCCGCGAGGACCGGAGCCGGGACCGTGACGCTAAAGGCCAGGACTATTGCGCCGCGCCTCACGATTTTCCTCATGGCCGTCCTCCCAGATCACGCCGGTTGTTCATTCGTTACATTATTGCAAAACGCACGGCCGAATAAAACTTCTATATGAAGAACGTAATTCTCAATTCAAACCGTTGTTGCACAATTACGACAAACGCCCAAAACTTGTTCAATATGCCGGTGTTGAACAAGTTTGCGCCCCTCCGGCAATCGCTGGATTGCGGGAGGGGCGGCGGTGAAAACCTGTCAATGCTGGAGTTCGATTTCGCCCGGCCGCCAGCTCTTGTCGAAAAACGCCTTTTCCGGACCATAGAGGCGCAGCAATATGTTCCAGCTCCGGCCCGGAACCGTCTGCGCCCAGTTCGATTCGAGCCCGGCCGGCGGTTTGGGTCCGAAATAAACGTCGACAGAGCCGTCGTCATTCACCTTCAGGCCCTTGGTCTGACTGCTGACGCTCGGGAACTGCTGGTCGGTCTGGGCCATCGAGCGGGTCTGGTTGTCATAGACGATGACCGACCAGAAATTCTTGACCGGAATGTCCTTCGGCAGGTGCAATTTGTAGTTTTTGCCGCCGTCGAGGACGTTGCCCTTCGAGTCGACGAACATCAACATATATTGCGAGCCTTCGCCGACAATCTTCGAATCCATCGCCGGCGTCACGCCGGTGGCGTAGAAGAAGAAGCCGGAATAGGCGTCGAGCAGGCGGGCGCCGCCGTCCTCGAATTTGTAGCCGCCGATGAAGCCGAGCCGCCAATGGCTCTTGGGGTCGTCGGGATACCAATAGCCGTCCGAGCCGCGCCAGCGATACATGATCGCGCGCGCCGTGGCGTCGCCCACCTCGGCCGCCTCGGTCATGATCTTCTTCATCCGCGCGTCGGGCGCGAAAGGCTTCCCCTTGGCGATGCCGAGGGCGTTCCAGAAACCGAGTGTGGTCGCGTCCAGCGAGTCGGTCGGCTCATCCTGAACGACCTTGGCGAGCATTTCCCAGAAGCGGAAATCCGCCGGGGCGACCATGTTGAAGGGCTTGCCCGACATATCGACGAAGTTGAACTTCGGCGGGTCGTTCTCGCCAAGCTTGTAAATCTTCAGGTTTTTCTTGACCAAGTCCACGCCCGGCTTGGGGTCGCCGTCAACCAGGAAGCTGCGCCAGGCGATCCAGACCGAATTGGAATGTGGCCGGACGATGAAATAGCCTTGCGGAATCGCGCCCGCATATCCAGGCGGCAGGAAAAGATATTTGCCGCCCAGCCCCTTGTCCGGCCCGGTGACGCCGATGTCGCCGACCCAGTTGTACCAGATGTCGTCGGCGAGCCCGAGCACCTTGGGCGGCGCTTCGACGACGATGGGACCGTCGCGCAGATCGAGCCAGAACCAAGTATAGGGCGTGTTGTTGTTGGCGGTGAGTTCGGTCGTCTTCGCGTCGACCATTTTCTCCCAGATCGCCACGGTCACATTGGCCGGCCCGAGGGTGAGGATATTGTCGCGGTTCGCGGCCTGGCTCACCACGGGCAAAGCGAGCAGATAGGCCTGCACCGCGCGCTGGAAATCGAGATTGTCGTAAAGCTTTTCGGTCGTCGCCGCGTCCGGGAAGCCGCCGAAAAAGCGCAAGGTCCCGAGTCGGGTTTTCAGCTGGTCTGGAATGGCGACGCCGGGAGGCGTCGGCGTCGAAAATTCATTGACTTGCTCCGCTCCCGCTGGGAAGGCCAGGGATGCGGCCCACAGGACGGCGAAAATAGACGCGCCAATTTTCATCTTCACCTCGTTGTTTTCGCACGCGGGGAGTTCGGTTCCTCGCGGCGCGCCTCGGCGCTGGGCCGGGCCGCAAAGGGTTTCCTTCGTCAACGCCGACGGCTTGCGAGAGGTCGATCGGCTTGACCTCGCCGACGAAGACGACGGAATTCGGAAAGGCTCACTCATGCAGTGGGTCTGGGATAGCACTTCCACGCCGGGCTGGGAACATTCCGGCATGCGCCGCTCCATGTGGCCTTAATTCGTCCGCTGCCAGTCTCAATAGCCATGGCGGCGGTTGACGCGCCGCGAGGTGCGGCGCGTCGAGCGGTGCGCGACGCCGGCGCGGGTCGCCGTCTGGGTCGGCTGGATCCCGACGACGGCGTCCTGCGTCGACATCTGAATCGGCATCGCCACGACGGGTTCGGCGAGAAGCGCGATCGCGCCGAGAGCGAAAAGAAATTTCTTCATGCTTTCCTCCTCCAACAGGCCGCAGACGCGCGGCCGATTCCGGTTAATGAATTTGTCGTGGTTGCCCGTCGGGCGCTTTTTTCGCCCGACGGTTAGAAGGCGCTCAGGCTTTGGCGCGGTCTAGTTCGCGTCCTGCACCGCGTGCTCCGCCTCCAGCAGCTTCTTCTTGTCCGCGTCGGTCAGGACCGGCGGCGCGACCGCAATGGTCAGCTTGTCGATCTTGCCGGTGAAGGCGAAGGGAACCTGATAATCGCCGTCGTCGACCGGCGTGCCGGTGTCCGAGCCGATGTCGAAGGTTTCGTCCCAAGGCAAGGTCAGCGGCACGGTGTGGTCGAGCTTCTCGGTCGCCACCACCTTGCCGTCCACGCTGAACGTTCCCGTGCCGCCACGGCCGAGGCCGCTGATATTGTTGAAGGCGAGCGTCGCGAAGCCCAGCCCGTCATATTTGAAGTCATAGACGAGCGTGTGCTTGCCCGGCGTGAGCGCCTCCGGCGCCTGCCATTTCACCCGCTTCAGGTCGAGCAGGTTCCAGGTGAAGACTGGCTTTCCCTTGAGCAGATAGAGGCCGTAGCCGCCGAAACGCCCGCCGCGGGTCACGATCATGCCATCGGCGCCGCCGTCGAGGACGTCGATGTCGGCAGTGATCGTATAGGACGTGTTGAGCAGGTCCGGGCCGGTCCCACGCGGCAGGCCGGCG
This genomic interval from Candidatus Rhodoblastus alkanivorans contains the following:
- a CDS encoding CoA transferase subunit A codes for the protein MKKALSPHEAAEMIPDGASLMIGGFMGVGSPHRVIQALAEAGRKDLTIIGNDAGRANYGIGRLIHERAVRKIIASHIGLNPEVQTGMLDGSIEVELVPQGTLAERIRAAGFGLGGVLTKTALGTIAAKDQKVIDIDGEEWLYAPPLRADFALLHADRADYNGNLVYQLTATNFNPVMATAAKTVICESREIVPVGIISPDNVNTPGVLVDYLIRRELPHDPR
- a CDS encoding putative bifunctional diguanylate cyclase/phosphodiesterase, which encodes MGNDFGALASAAAWTLMATAAVKIALQILQNRSGDEPGTGRLAQGFAGIAMAAALGFVTLASYLADAPPTFRTAAVICTFGYVVLTAERDGAPPHFVGLQAVGAFGLFAAGLAIKWDLHAPIALAAALSVGFSLFMATRRRARHNAKALEAQRRFSAALNGMSQCVGMFDSSGRLIAGNSEFLRMFRLAGHNARGMEAEELLTKKLGVRPKAAQSVKALCEAAQAVAKRHTRHVESVDLTDDRCMEFTFQPAPQGFSLLIEDCTARRASELRIERMARLDDLTGLSNRTRFREELESATAVVGEGTPPFAVMLIDLDRFKHVNDSLGHPVGDKLLQRVAKRLQEMAEEGDVVARLGGDEFVFLRPCLREEAAQFAAHAVETLSEPYHVDSAKLIIGASIGIAMAPDSGSNASELMKSADMALYAAKDAGRGAFRFFDKSMAEDALRKQEIERDLRVGIGRNELEVFYQPIVSLGRRRISACEALVRWRHPALGMVSPGEFMEIAEDSGIVVQLGEWVLRQACIDAKAWPRDVRLAVNFSAIQFTRGNLVEMVRRVLKETKFPAARLELEITESVLMHDADSVLTTIDELRGMGLRVALDDFGTGYSSLAYLSRFRPDKVKIDQSFVRDMDKNGTSLAIIKAVKAIVAELGIDMLVEGVETMEQFEILRANGADEAQGYLFSKPRPAQEIARLVSDPAQLVRGRNLMTEESPPWAKSFERVNPSVAQSLN
- a CDS encoding DUF2092 domain-containing protein — protein: MVAAAPAALAQNAPPPMAAPAPAAPAHPAIEPKAVDLLKAASAALASAQTLSFHAVTTYEHAAANGQPLFFSTVSDVTMQRPDKLRVITIGDRTPDEFYYDGKTIMAYIPSADLVAIADAPPTVDQLLDDVWDKAAIYFPFSDVLASDPYAELSQNLHSAFYVGQSIAVGGVKTDMVAIAGDEAAGEIWLGAEDHLPRMIKVVYAHEPAHALYQVDFSNWKLGEKVEPAAFTSEKAAKAKHIPFATPDDPSPLPSLAPPTEKK
- a CDS encoding DUF1254 domain-containing protein, which produces MKIGASIFAVLWAASLAFPAGAEQVNEFSTPTPPGVAIPDQLKTRLGTLRFFGGFPDAATTEKLYDNLDFQRAVQAYLLALPVVSQAANRDNILTLGPANVTVAIWEKMVDAKTTELTANNNTPYTWFWLDLRDGPIVVEAPPKVLGLADDIWYNWVGDIGVTGPDKGLGGKYLFLPPGYAGAIPQGYFIVRPHSNSVWIAWRSFLVDGDPKPGVDLVKKNLKIYKLGENDPPKFNFVDMSGKPFNMVAPADFRFWEMLAKVVQDEPTDSLDATTLGFWNALGIAKGKPFAPDARMKKIMTEAAEVGDATARAIMYRWRGSDGYWYPDDPKSHWRLGFIGGYKFEDGGARLLDAYSGFFFYATGVTPAMDSKIVGEGSQYMLMFVDSKGNVLDGGKNYKLHLPKDIPVKNFWSVIVYDNQTRSMAQTDQQFPSVSSQTKGLKVNDDGSVDVYFGPKPPAGLESNWAQTVPGRSWNILLRLYGPEKAFFDKSWRPGEIELQH